The nucleotide sequence AAATACTTTTGTAGGTCTCTCCATTTATGGTGTTGGGTTTTATAAAAACCTATCTTTACCTGTGGCTGGATTTGGACATGAAGAAAGTGAATTTCATTCTCTTTGAAGTTGAAATTTTAGTTCGTCACTGACTGGATCATATTTCTTATAGGGTTAAGACTTCAGCCTGATCAACTTATCCTTCAGCCCTGTTCCCGTAGTTCTTGTCAGGTATTACTCCAGTTCAGACAGATAGCACAAGTTGTTTTAGCTGTGGACTGTTAGCTCTGCCCTGAAGTTTATTTCTCTTAGTCGATCTTGAAATCTACAGGACAACCAACTTACTCTTAAGTTTCAGAATTACAgtattggagctggaagggagcttagagatatAATCcagcctttttattttacagatgaaggaactgaggctcagaaaggtcacacagctagcgagtagTAGAACTGGGATTCATACCCACATTGTCTGATTCGATTTTCTGCTCTGCCATGCTTCCTTCTTTAATTCTAGAGTCCCTTGTGTGTTTTCCTTTTAACACCTTCTACTGCTGAATTGTCAGCTATCCCAGTAGACCAAATAGGCTTCTATTTGGATGTAGGGAGTGGAAACACTCCTTTAATAATCTGAGTGACAAGCTCCTCTTCCCAAGGCCAAGCTTGACAATGCTCTCTACCCTCTCATCACCCCTCCGCACCTCAAAATCCAGCTACTCCTGGTTGTGTACCTAGGTAAACACTTCTTATCAGAAGATCTGCTTCCTTCTTAAGTCTCAAGAATCTTTTTGGTGATTTGTAGTAGCCACTGATAAATCCACAAAGCCAGTTGGAAGAAGGAATTCTCCCATAGCCCAGTATTTCCAAGTAGTCAGGGAGGCAGTGCCATGTTGGGGTTAATTGACTGAaattttcaatttctctctttctcttttctgaagCTCCAGGTACCCAGTTTGTTAAACCAACAGTTGGAGTTCCTCAAGTGTTCTCTCAGATGACACAGGTGAGGCCAGGCTCCACGATGCCTGTGAGGCCCACCACCAACACCTTTACCACGGTCATCCCAGCTACCCTCACCATCCGCAGCACCGTCCCGCAGTCCCAGTCTCAGCAGACCAAGTCCACTCCCAGCACCTCAACCACTCCCACTGCCACGCAGCCGACCTCGCTGGGGCAGTTGGCTGTACAGCCACCAGGCCAGTCCAGCCAGGCCCCGAATCCCAAGCTAGGTGAGGCTTGGGAATTGGGGGTGGCCAAGTAGGGATTGGGGTGGGTCAGGAGAACGGATGATTATCATCTGGCAAACCtagctccctccttcccctctccgcCTGCAGTGAGCATTGCCAGCTTTGTCACTGTCAAGCGACCTGGGGTGACAGGTGAGAATAGCAATGAGGTGGCCAAGCTGGTGAATACCCTCAACACCATCCCTTCCCTGGGTCAGAGCCCTGGGCCAATGGTGGTGTCCAACAACAGCCCTGCCCACAGCTCTCAGAGAACCAGCGGACCTGAGTCATCAGCAATGAAAGGTACATAGCCTGAAAGATCATGAGTCAGTCCAAACACTGACAGAACATCTGCTGAGTACAGAGCACTGTACTAGGCCTAGTGGGGAAGATTAAAAAGAAGACAGTAggcacagtgcctgccctcatCTTACATTCTGTTGTGGGAGATAGGCCACATATAATGAAAAGTATGAATGAGGAAGCTATTAAAAAAATTAGTGTTTTCAAGTGCTTTGAGGGGAGGGTTGTTGTAATGGTTAGAGTTAGGTGGGTTTAGAGAAGACTTCATGAAGGTAGACGAACATGATTTTGAAGGTTGGACTTGGTGAGTAGAgagatttacaaatattagcaTGAGATTAGTGTAGTGAAATAAGGAAAAAGCCAAAAGGAAGGTGCTTTAAACTTGGTGGTCCCTGGTCCCTGGCCCCTGTTCTGATACCCTCCAGGAAGAACTCTCCTGAGATCAGTGCACTTAATGCTCTCAAATCACTaccctttgcttttcctttcattttcagtgaCTTCTCCAATACCAACATACGACCTCCAGGATTATGGCCGGAAATTCTGCCCACGCTGTAATTCCCCATTCCGTATCACTGAAGCTCTGAGAGGTCACATGTGTGTAAGTGATATTTCTGTACTGAGAACCAGCTTGAAGGACCATAGGTGGATTTAAGCAGGGAATCTGGGAACAAAGACCACGGAGAGAAAAGGATAAtctctctttatttttgtctcttggAGAAGAGATAAAGCTATCACCTTAATGGAATCTATTGGAAGGCCCACAGAGTACTTCAGAGAATGACTGCAGGAAATCTAGAGAACATTTCAGTCAAGTCACATTTCCtagactttcttttcctttagtgCTAAATTAGTGTTTTTCTCCAGAGATGAGTCAGGGCCCCACTTTGTTcagttctgttttctcttccaaagaAAGTGATCTTTGCTCTAGGAAGGCTCTCACGGCAGTAGTTTGTAGGGTTTGGAGCCCCAAAATGGGTGAGGTAGCATCTTgctgccctcaatgagttcatGTAATTAGGCCCAGGTGAATGGCATCTTAGAGTGGTAAAAAGCCTGGCAGATAGGATTGCTGAGCCACTTAGTGACTGTCTTGGAAAGGTGTAGTCAGGCTGTAGAACTAGAGAAGGTGAACTGTCcacattttcaaaatgaaataagtGAATCTCCAAACCAATGAACTTGCTTCAAGTCCTAGCACAATTTTATAACACATTACTAAAGGGTGATTTTTCAGATATTCAGGAACGGAAACTGATCATGAAAGGCCATCTTGCTTTAAGTATTAGTCATGTCAGActaactttgtttctttttttcacagaGTAATTAGACTGGTAGATTAGGAAAATTCCATAGACATAGTATACTTAGGTTAAGCAATAGATTTCACAGTGTTTTTCATGCTGTTTGTAGATTAAGTGGAATAATATGGGATCAATAATAATACGGCGTATTTGGAGCTGGCCGCGAAAGAGCTGAGGGCGGCTTAGAGGAAGGCTTCTGGTGTGGTATGCCAGGAATCTGTCGCTGACTTTGTGGTGTTCACTGTTTTGATCATTACCTTGGAGTAAGGTTATGAGTGCCATACTTCAATTTCCAGATGACAGGAAACATGGTAGGAAAGCTAATACATTGAATGGCAAAGTCAGGATCCAGAAATGCTTAGCTGACTAGAATAGTAGGCTGAATCAAACTTATGAAACTTAATAGGCATGGATGTGCAATTCTACACTTGGATTCAAAAGGCAACTTTAAAATATAGGACAGGGGGAATTGTTAGCTAGATAACAGCTTCTGTGACGAAGATCTAAGGAAGTTTAATGCACCACAAGCTTAGCATGAATCGGTGATGTTGATAGAAAAGCCAATGAAATCAATCCTAGGCTGCATTGAGAGCCCTGGTGTGATCAGACCACATCCAGAAGACCACTTACTTCTGGGCAGATGAGAGTGGTCAGGACGGTGAGAGAACCAGAGAACTTGCTGCACAAAGAAGAGTTGAGGGGATTGGAAATGCTTATTCCAGGAAGGAGAAGACTTAGAGGGGCTGTGCTGGGCGTCTCCAAACATTGAAAGGGCTTTCATGTGGTAGACTTGATCTGTTCCACAGGGAAGAGGTAGAATCCATACCTAGAAGTTGTCAAGAGTCAGATTTTTACATTGAGCATACAAAACTTGCTACCCATTAGAATGCTCCAGAAGCTGAATGAGCTGCTTGGAGAGAGGCGTCTCTCCTCTTCACTGGGGAACTTTAAGCTGGAGCCAAATGATCACTTGTTGGGGGCTTTGTAGGAGGGGTTCTTGACTTAATAGGACTTAGACTCAGTAATAACCTCAGAGCCTCCTCCTGCTCTTAGATTCTGTGCTTTGTTTATGCCAGGGAAGTTTGAAGCCAGGAAGTGCTGCATTGAGGAGTTATGGCACCAAAAACTCTTAGGGAAGGGTAAAGTATAATAATAATCGTAATAAACTCATTTGTATAGCACTCGAAggaaggcttacaaagcactttactcacaacaaccctgtggggaaGATAGTGCAAGTAGGATGCCCCCCATTTTCTAgatcaggaagctgaggctcagagagattagttGTGTCGTCATGGACAAGTCATGGTTTCAGACCCAGGGCCCCGAAGCCCATTTCTCCCAACTTGGAGGCTAGTGCTCCTCCCACCTGGCCTCTCGTGTCTGAAGGAGGGATAGGAGAAGCACACCTAAtaggtgggtggggggagagggggaagggaaggggacatTTGGGGAGAATATatgcagaaggaagagaagttGAGCTATTAGAGCCAATAGGGGCCCCCCTAAAATTATTCAAAATTAAATGAAGTTTGTGAGATTTGGGCTGAAATCTTCTGAGCTGCTTTGCTCTAGCTCACTCTAATGCTGACCACAAACAATTGGTGTGATTATTATCTCCATAGTACTGCTGCCCAGACTTGGTTGATTTCCTGAAGAAGGGAAAACCCCTTGATTCAGAGCCCAGTATACCATCAGCAACAAAGCCACCATCCCCAGAGAAGACTGCTCCCATGCCCTCTACACCCTCTTCCACACCGGCTCCTACCCTTTCACCACCTGCCAAGGCCCCTGAATCCATGGAGAATTCGGGTGATGTCACCCAGAGCAAGCTCATCATGTTAGTGGATGACTTCTATTATGGACGGGACAATGGCAAAGTGAGCCAGCTCCTCAACTTTCCTAAGGTGCCCACATCCTTTCGATGCCCTCACTGCACGAAAAGGCTTAAAAACAATATCCGGTAAGTCCGTATTGCCTTTTGTGTTTCATAGCaactaattgtttttctttgctgaGTCCATAAGGAGTAGGTAGAGCTTATAGCAGGAAGGTTGAGGTTCTCCCTTCATCAGTATGAACTtcctgggagagggagggacgCCAGTGAATCTCTTTCCACAGTGTGGGAAGGATTCTGCCCTGTGAATGAGGAGGACAGCAGGGCAGCTTTTGGACCCTGACCCTGCTTCTGGGGTTTGTCATGTTACCTGATCTTCCTCTTCATGCTGCCCTGCAGATTCATGAACCATATGAAGCACCACGTGGAGCTGGACCAGCAGAATGGTGAGGTGGATGTCCACACCATCTGCCAGCACTGCTACCGCCAGTTTTCCACGCCCTTCCAGCTCCAGTGCCACCTGGAAAATGTTCACAGTCCCTATGAGTCTACCAGTGAGTATAAGAGTTGCCTTCGGCCACTGGGCAGCTGTCATTGTATGGATATATGGGTCAGGATCAGCATAGGAGTGTTTTCGGTTTTCATTTTTAGTCAGACTCTTCATTTACAACCTGCATTCTTGTAGGGTTAATCTTCATGCCTTGGAGTATGAGGCCCTAAGTGATTTAGGGACTTGGTTTTAGACCACGGGGAGAACAGTGTGTTATGGGATAATCTTTTTTTACCCGTAGTGGCAGGAGGGGCAGTTAATTACTTTGCTTTGTTACTCTTGACTTAATCTTTCAACAAGTTTTGGGTTTCCATCAAGGCTAGTAATTATTTGGAGTTTTGTGAGGCCACAACAAAAACAGGGCCCTCAGCCTCAAGGAGTATTTCATCTGGTCGAGAGAgaatatttatatgtatgaaaTAATTAGAAGATTCTGTAGATGATGATGAGATTAAACAGTATGCTGACATACCAAATTACGTGGCACAGATCATTTTCAGAGATGGGAGAGATCCATGTGGTCAGAGCCAGCGGGAACTAAGATAATGGAGAACTAGTGTGACGTGAAtaggtggaaaggaagggaaataagaGCATGAGAAAAGGGTGCAGCgaaatggaggagagaaagggagacctGTCTCCTTTGGAGCAGCCGCCTCTCTGTGTCTGGCACTTTTCATGGGTAATAGGCACTTTATTAAACTGTTAAACGAAGGGATGAGGATTGCAGAGTGTGGAGCAGCCCGAGCGCCATTTTGAAGAATTTAAATGTGATCTTGTCAGTCATGGGCTGCCAGCTGGACCAAGGGCAAGGAAGAGAATTCACTGGAGCTGACTGAGGAAGACCATCCGCACATTGCCCAGCAAAGACAGGGCATTTCACTGGCTTTAAACTGTTACTGCCCTATTTATTATACTGCAAGAATTGATACATGCTTGCATTATTTATTTGTAGCAAAAATGGGTTTACTTTAAATTTTTGAACAAGATTTTTGCTTTATTGAAAATAGCAGagaagaaaaccataaatggatAAGAGTTTCTTCTGAGAAACTTGCCTCTTACTTATTCTTTCCATCTTGCCATTCTTGTCTTTTAGTTTAGTCAAGTCcagaaacacttattaagcacttactatgtgctaggtactctgttgagcactgaggacacaaagaaaatttaaaaaacagtccctgccctcaaagagctctcAGTCTATTGGGGAGGACAATATGCAAATATCTATGAACAAACAacacatatacaggataaactggaaataatcacagaagaggaaggaaacatgcatttatttaatgcctactaCATGTACTATAGGTTtagcactgtgctgaacactttaCAATTAGGATGTcgtgaacctcacaacaatcttaggaagaaggtgctattatcctcattttatagttgaagaaactgaggcaaacagaggttaattgatttgcccagggtcacacaagctagtaaatgtctgaggctggatttgaactcaggtcttccccaaatccatgcccagtgctttatccatagTGCCACCTAGCCGCCACTAGAAAGAGGTAAGGCAACAAGTGTAGGGgtactaggaaaggcttcttgcagaaagtggggttttagttgagagggagaagaggacccagaacaGGATTGACACAATACTGGAGGTTGAGAAAGGTTAGGGTGGTATATAAATAGATCTCAGAATCATTTGCATAAAGGTATTGCTTGAAtccatggcagctgatgagatAGATAGCCAGGAGAAATAtaatggaaggagaaaagaaggtcaAGGACAGAGTTAGTAGACGTGATCTATGAAGATCTagccaaggagactgagaaggcatAATCAGGAAGGActgaaccaggagagagcagtgtcatggaaCGCTAGAAAGCAAAGAGTGTACAGGGGAGGAGGGTGACAGGCAGTGTCAAAGGCCTCAAGACCTTCAGCAGCATGAGGACAGAGAGAAAGCCATTGGAGGTGACCATGAAGAGATCATGGTGGATTCAGCTGAATGAGGGAGTGGGGAGCCAAACCGCACAGACTTAGAGGAGAGTAAGAAGAAAATGGAGGCCTTCACATCTTTTTTAGGAATATAAATTGAGAGCAGTCTGTTATCAGTAACCTGAgacatataaaaattattcagTTAAAAGTTTGTCTTGTGCATTTATCAATTGTATTCATGAATTGTGGTGAAAATTACATGTTTTCTtagaataggcacttaataaatatcaaatGGACAGCAGATATTCAAAGGACTGGATACCTTTAATTACTGTTATTTATTGGTtctgacctgtgattttatctgtGTAGGGAACTCTCAGTTTGGAAATTTCCTCCCCTGGTGTAGATGGGGTACTCATCTCCAAGTTAACAGACTTTTAGAGGTTGACTTGGGGTACTGTGGCATGAAATCCCTTGCTCATGGCTATCCATGAGCTCATACATTTCAGGCAGGACTTGGTCCAGCTCTTCTCAATTCCAAGTCTGTCCCcctgtccactgtaccatgctactTCTCACTTCTTAGAGTAGCAgtatgatcatgatgatgattcTCCCTCTTTGTAGCATAAAAGTTAACATGAGAGAAGAATATGTTGGGTTTGACGACTGTTGGGTTGACCTCTTGATTCCCACCACCCCCCTTACAGCTAAGTGCAAGATTTGTGAGTGGGCATTTGAAAGTGAGCCCTTGTTCCTCCAGCACATGAAGGACACCCACAAGCCTGGGGAGATGCCTTACGTTTGCCAGGTATCACTTTACTTTCTGACTCCTCCCTCATTGGCCATTCTGGGGACGGTCGCAGAGGATCAAAGCATATATCCAAAAGGGTATTGAATGGTATGTGTAAGGGCCAGTTGTCATTTCCAAAACCTGCCCCCTTTAGAAGATTCATACCCAGGAGGGAAACCTGTGTTGTCTTCTGGTCCAGAACATCAGCTTCTGGCTCTCTTCCCAGACCCTTTTCTTCTGTGCATCTGCCACCCTGGGACACCCACATGGTTTTTAGGCTTAGCTCTGCTTGTCTATAGGTGTAGCCATAATTGGGGTTTCTATGCCTTTGAAAGAGCCGCTTCTTTTCCCAGCATGGTTATGTGCTTCATCTGTATCGGGACATGACTTGGCCATGTAACCCCTGACCTTCCATCTCATCCCCCCACGATTAGGTGTGTCAGTACCGCTCTTCACTGTACTCAGAGGTGGATGGTCATTTTCGCATGGTCCATGAGGACACCCGGCATCTGCTCTGCCCGTACTGTCTGAAGGTCTTCAAGAATGGCAATGCATTCCAGCAACATTTCATGAGGCACCAGGTAACTTCCCCTTGCCTCTCACTTGTGTCTTGCCAATGCTGACACTGAAGCTTGGCTGGATAGACAGATGTATCATCAGTCTTAGTCCCTTAAAAGAAAGATCTAGTACCCCTATATTCACTATCTTGATTTGCCCTCCCATAGGTCTTTTGGCCTTtcagaaaaggcaaaacaaaatgaTTATTACTAACCCAACTTGAACATTCCGTATCAGAGCCTGTCAAACTGGATTGCACGGAAAGCTCTCAGCACTGAGATGAAGAGGCAGCTAGTggagccatagtgcacagagtgctgggcctggagtcaggaagtcctgagttcagatccagccccagacacttaatagctgtgtgaccatgggcaagtcacttaacctctgtttgcctcagtttcctcaactgtaaaatgggggtaataatagcacccaactggcagggttgtgagaatcaaatgtgataatatttataaagcgtttagtgcctggcacacagtaggtgctatataaatgcttatccctttccctttccctttccctttctcctttccttccctttcttagaTGCACTTCAACAGTAGGAGCCCTCTCTTTGTCACAATCAAATAagatcaatgaatcaatcaatcaacaagcatgtactaAGGGCCTTCTAGGTGCCAGGCCCTTTGCTagtcactgggaatacaaatacagtgAAGGAAAAAATCCCTCCTCAAAGGGACCTTTCAGGTGATCCTATACAATTTGTTCAGGAATAGATAATACTCCCATTCTTAAGATAGAGAGATTGAGGTGATGAGTGATTTGCCTAATACTGTACAgcaaatcaggaagagctgagaggATGACTCACGCCTTTGAGTCCAGCCTCTTGAAGAGCAGGTATTGCTATCCTTGGGTGCCTTTACTTTTTCCCTCTTAAACCACATTCCCAACCAAAGTGAATGGGTGTGAAGTGTCTGTTGGCTTTTGACCTGCCCTCTCTCTACTCAGAGAATGACTCTTAGCTTGGGCCCTTCagggtttgtttttgctttggggttttttgttcctgttttgttttttttaaatgtctctcATTCCTCAGAAGAAGAGTGTCTATCACTGTAATAAATGCCGGCTGCAGTTTCTGTTTGCCAAGGACAAAATAGAGCACAAACTTCAGCATCACAAAACCTTCCGAAAGCCCAAGCAGTTGGAAGGCCTGAAGCCAGGCACCAAGGTAAAGGTCCAGGGCCGCTGGGAGACACAGAGTAGCTTGGAAGGAGCGTCAGCATTTTAAGCATTTCATCCTCCTTCCCCATTGGAGACCAGGAGTCAGCCTGTCCATCTAAATGTCCTTCTTTTTGCCCATTTCCAGGTGACCATCCGGGCATCCCGAGGACAGCCACGAACAGTACCTGTCTCCTCAAACGATGCACCACCTAATGCCTTGCAAGAGGCAGCCCCCATGACTACCCCAGCAGACCCTCTTCCCATCTTCCTTTATCCCCCAGTCCAGCGAAGCATCCAGAAGAAAGCCGTCAAGAAAATGTCAGCGCCTTCCACTGAGTGCTGGGCCACTAGGGGCTGGTTGGGTAGAATGGTTTACCAAACACCGAGGCAGTTTGGTAGCCTTTCTGTGGGGGCCTAGGGGAACCCCTGTAGCACTAATGAGATTCACCCAGGACCAATGagattctccctttctcttaacAGGAGTGTCATGGGCCGGCAAACGTGCCTGGAGTGCAGCTTTGAGATCCCTGATTTCCCCAATCACTTCCCTACCTATGTACACTGCTCCCTGTGTCGCTATAGCACCTGCTGCTCCAGAGCATATGCCAACCACATGATCAAGTAGGCCATGTGACAAGACATCAGCCCCTCCTACTTGTCCCCTTAGCATCCTAAGCTCTCCACAATCTGTTCCCTACCTCCCTGCGTGCACGAGGCCTCAGGCCCTCTAAACTTACTGTCTATTAGCTTTCATGTCTCAGTTTCTAACCTAGTAGGAAGAAAGGGATTGGGAAGGTGGCTGGAAGCAGGAGGGGTGGAAGCAGCATCTCCACTCTTGGGGCCATTGAGAGGAGCAGCCAGGATCTCTAGTTGGATGTGTTAACATCCGTTTTTCTTTTGCCTCAGCAATCACGTTCCACGGAAGAGTCCCAAGTACTTGGCTTTGTTTAAGAACTCTACTGTCAGGTAAGACAAGCATGGTGTTTATGATGCTATTACCAAGGATTTCCGTGTGGTTGGGACAATAAGAAAAGTGGAGCTCGTTTCTCAGACATCTCTATTGGCCTCATGCCACCTTCTGTTTTGCCTCAGCGGGATCAAACTGGCCTGTACTTCTTGCGTCTTTGTCACTTCTGTGGGAGATGCCATGGCTAAACATCTGGTCTTCAATCCATCGCATCAATCCAGCAATATCCTACCGCGAGGTCAGTTGGGGAAGGaacaggaaagggagggaggccaTGTATTTCTAGCTGGCCTCAGTTGTCCCCTCCTCAGGTTCTGCCTAGAGTTTGCTGCATTAAATCAAGGAATATTGTCTTTGTATGTAATTTGAGGTTAAAACCTCAGCTATTACTGATCTTAGAGTGGGGGAGAGTTTCTGTTTCTCATTGAACTAACTGTCTTCTTTACCTTCTTATTCTGCAGGACTGACTTGGATATCCCACTCCAGGTAACCAAGTTCCTTTCTGGGTGCCTTTGTTTCAGTGTTGAgcattttggtccttttccccCTATATCTTCTGTTATTCAAAAGAGGActttctttttgctcttctttttttcttctaggcaTGGCCAGGCCCATGACCGGGGCATGAAGAACACTTACCCTTCTGCTTTCCCCCACAACAAAGTTGCCACTGTGAAACCTGTGGGTGCCTCCTCTGAGTGTGGGGAGCCACCTGTACCTGAGGCCCAGCTGCTCTCAGCCCAGTCTCCACTTCTATCCCCTCCATCAGCCACTAACTGCCCTCAGACTCCAGCAGCAGCCCCTCTGCATGTGGAGGGGGCCGAGTGCCTGAGTCTTGATGAGCAAGAGGAAGGGGCCCTAGCTATGTCGGAACCTGAGCCAATTGCAGCTGGGGGCTTCGGTGGAGCTGGTAAGAAGGAACAGCTGTCAGTAAAGAAGCTGCGTGTGGTACTGTTTGCCTTATGCTGTAATACTGAGCAGGCAGCCGAGCATTTCCGCAACCCACAACGACGTATTCGGCGCTGGCTGCGGCG is from Trichosurus vulpecula isolate mTriVul1 chromosome 7, mTriVul1.pri, whole genome shotgun sequence and encodes:
- the POGZ gene encoding pogo transposable element with ZNF domain isoform X6, with protein sequence MADTDLFMECEEEELEPWQKISDVIEDSVVEDYNSVDKTATVSVSLQPVSAPVPIVAHASVGGHLSTSTTVSSSGIQNSDSAKKTLVTLIANNNAGNPLVQQGGQPLILTQNPASGLSTMVTQPVLRPVQVMQNANHVTNSPVTSQPIFITTQGFPVRNVRPVQNAMNQVGIVLNVQQGQTVRPITLVPAPGTQFVKPTVGVPQVFSQMTQVRPGSTMPVRPTTNTFTTVIPATLTIRSTVPQSQSQQTKSTPSTSTTPTATQPTSLGQLAVQPPGQSSQAPNPKLVTSPIPTYDLQDYGRKFCPRCNSPFRITEALRGHMCYCCPDLVDFLKKGKPLDSEPSIPSATKPPSPEKTAPMPSTPSSTPAPTLSPPAKAPESMENSGDVTQSKLIMLVDDFYYGRDNGKVSQLLNFPKVPTSFRCPHCTKRLKNNIRFMNHMKHHVELDQQNGEVDVHTICQHCYRQFSTPFQLQCHLENVHSPYESTTKCKICEWAFESEPLFLQHMKDTHKPGEMPYVCQVCQYRSSLYSEVDGHFRMVHEDTRHLLCPYCLKVFKNGNAFQQHFMRHQKSVYHCNKCRLQFLFAKDKIEHKLQHHKTFRKPKQLEGLKPGTKVTIRASRGQPRTVPVSSNDAPPNALQEAAPMTTPADPLPIFLYPPVQRSIQKKAVKKMSVMGRQTCLECSFEIPDFPNHFPTYVHCSLCRYSTCCSRAYANHMINNHVPRKSPKYLALFKNSTVSGIKLACTSCVFVTSVGDAMAKHLVFNPSHQSSNILPRGLTWISHSRHGQAHDRGMKNTYPSAFPHNKVATVKPVGASSECGEPPVPEAQLLSAQSPLLSPPSATNCPQTPAAAPLHVEGAECLSLDEQEEGALAMSEPEPIAAGGFGGAGKKEQLSVKKLRVVLFALCCNTEQAAEHFRNPQRRIRRWLRRFQASQGENLEGKYLSLEAEEKLAEWVLTQREQQLPVNEETLFQKATKIGRSLEGGFKISYEWAVRFMLRHHLTPHARRAVAHTLPKEVAENAGLFIEFVQRQIHTQDLPLSMIVAIDEISLFLDAEVLSSDDRKENALQTVGTGEPWCDVVLSILADGTVLPTLVFYRGQMEQPTNVPESILLEAKESGYSDDEIMELWSSRVWQKHTACQRSKGMLVMDCHRTHLSEEVLSMLSSYSTLPAVVPAGCSSKIQPLDVCIKRTVKNFIHKKWKEQAREMADGTCDSDILLQLVLCWLAEVLEVIGDCPELVQQSFLVASVLPGPDGTANSPTRNADMQEELITSLEEQLKLNGEQTEEEPAASTPQSRPSPEEVTEPESLHQLFEGESETESFYGFEEADLDLMEV
- the POGZ gene encoding pogo transposable element with ZNF domain isoform X3, producing the protein MADTDLFMECEEEELEPWQKISDVIEDSVVEDYNSVDKTATVSVSLQPVSAPVPIVAHASVGGHLSTSTTVSSSGIQNSDSAKKTLVTLIANNNGNPLVQQGGQPLILTQNPASGLSTMVTQPVLRPVQVMQNANHVTNSPVTSQPIFITTQGFPVRNVRPVQNAMNQVGIVLNVQQGQTVRPITLVPAPGTQFVKPTVGVPQVFSQMTQVRPGSTMPVRPTTNTFTTVIPATLTIRSTVPQSQSQQTKSTPSTSTTPTATQPTSLGQLAVQPPGQSSQAPNPKLAPSFPSPPAVSIASFVTVKRPGVTGENSNEVAKLVNTLNTIPSLGQSPGPMVVSNNSPAHSSQRTSGPESSAMKVTSPIPTYDLQDYGRKFCPRCNSPFRITEALRGHMCYCCPDLVDFLKKGKPLDSEPSIPSATKPPSPEKTAPMPSTPSSTPAPTLSPPAKAPESMENSGDVTQSKLIMLVDDFYYGRDNGKVSQLLNFPKVPTSFRCPHCTKRLKNNIRFMNHMKHHVELDQQNGEVDVHTICQHCYRQFSTPFQLQCHLENVHSPYESTTKCKICEWAFESEPLFLQHMKDTHKPGEMPYVCQVCQYRSSLYSEVDGHFRMVHEDTRHLLCPYCLKVFKNGNAFQQHFMRHQKKSVYHCNKCRLQFLFAKDKIEHKLQHHKTFRKPKQLEGLKPGTKVTIRASRGQPRTVPVSSNDAPPNALQEAAPMTTPADPLPIFLYPPVQRSIQKKAVKKMSVMGRQTCLECSFEIPDFPNHFPTYVHCSLCRYSTCCSRAYANHMINNHVPRKSPKYLALFKNSTVSGIKLACTSCVFVTSVGDAMAKHLVFNPSHQSSNILPRGLTWISHSRHGQAHDRGMKNTYPSAFPHNKVATVKPVGASSECGEPPVPEAQLLSAQSPLLSPPSATNCPQTPAAAPLHVEGAECLSLDEQEEGALAMSEPEPIAAGGFGGAGKKEQLSVKKLRVVLFALCCNTEQAAEHFRNPQRRIRRWLRRFQASQGENLEGKYLSLEAEEKLAEWVLTQREQQLPVNEETLFQKATKIGRSLEGGFKISYEWAVRFMLRHHLTPHARRAVAHTLPKEVAENAGLFIEFVQRQIHTQDLPLSMIVAIDEISLFLDAEVLSSDDRKENALQTVGTGEPWCDVVLSILADGTVLPTLVFYRGQMEQPTNVPESILLEAKESGYSDDEIMELWSSRVWQKHTACQRSKGMLVMDCHRTHLSEEVLSMLSSYSTLPAVVPAGCSSKIQPLDVCIKRTVKNFIHKKWKEQAREMADGTCDSDILLQLVLCWLAEVLEVIGDCPELVQQSFLVASVLPGPDGTANSPTRNADMQEELITSLEEQLKLNGEQTEEEPAASTPQSRPSPEEVTEPESLHQLFEGESETESFYGFEEADLDLMEV